CGTCGTCGTAGAGCCACTCGTAGCGCTTGTCGCCGAACATCAACATGGACTGCATGATCGCCACCTGCTGGATGCGGCCCGAGGGGATGTTCAGCCGGGCCACGTTCAGCTTGCTCTCCTCGTCTTCGATCTCCGCGTGGTAGCTGCCCTGGAAGTCGCCGAAGCTCTTCACCTTGCCCTTGCCGCCGGGCAGGCCGTCGCCCTCGCCGAACACGGGCGCCGTCTCGGACGTGGAGGCCGAGGCCTTCGTGGCCTCCTTGGCGTCGCTCTCCTGGAAGAAGTCGTCCTGGCCCATGGGCGCGCTGCTGCCGGCGCCGCCCAGGAAGAGTTGAATCATTCCCGAGTCGACAGGGATCAGCTTGTACAATTGGATGTTCAACCCGCCGCTCAGGCCCGGAATGCCGGCCAGGGCGCCGCCCGCGCCGCCCGCCCCGCCCAGCAGGTTGCCGAGCGCGCCGCCCGCACCGCCGAGCGCACCCAGGGGGTTCGAGGAGGCGAGCGGGCTCTTGTCGAGCTCGCGCTGGAAGTGGATGACCAGGCGGGAGAGGTTGAAGGCGCTCTTGGCCAGGAAGTACGCCCGCACCTCATCGCGCGCGTTGGCGGCGAGGTCGAGCTCCACGCGCGAGGAGTAGGTGAAGTCCACCACCACGGCCGTGAAGATGGCGATGGCGGTGAGCACCATGATCAGGGCGATGCCCCGGTTCCTGGCGTGCGCGCGGCGGCGGTTCTTGTGAGTCGGCCGGTACCACATCGTAAAATCCTGGATTGAAGAGTTCCTTACGAGTGCTGGATGGGCAGGCGCATGAAGAGCCGCGCCTCGGTGGAGTAGTTGATGTCCTTGCCGTTCTCGTCGACGCTGGTGATGGTGATGCGCACCCGCTCTGGGAGCCGGTCGCGCTCGCGGCGGGTGTCCCACTCCTCCACCCACTCGTGGCGGTTGTCGTCGTAGTACTCGAACTTGATCTTCTTCACGTCGTCGCTGAGCACCATCTCCACGCCGCAGTCGTCGCTGCGACCGCCGCCGCGCTTGCAGGAGTCGGTCTCGGCCTCGAGGAGCGGGTTCTCGCGGCGGATGAGCACGTCGTGCGTGGACTCGCCCAGCTCGGCCTCGGGGTTGCGGCCCACGCGGTACTCGAAGACCGCCTGGTCGCTTTCCTTCGCATCCTTGTAGCGGCGCTGGTGGGCGAAGGCGGTGAAGCTGAGCTGCTCGCTGTCGCCCGAGAAGAACGTGGGCATGTCGCTCTTGTCGCGCCAGCGGGTGTGGTCGAAGTCATTCGACATGAAGGCCATGGAGATCTCCCGCGACATGCGGGTGAGCGCCACCTGGATGCCGCGGTAGTGCTCGCTCTCGGCCTCGATGACTTCCTTGGCGCGCAGCATCGGCCCGAACGACGCGTAGATCAGCCCGCCCATGATGGACACGATCGCCACGGCGATCATGACCTCCATCAGGGTGAAGCCCGCGTTCTTGGCAGCCTTGCGCTTCATGATTGGTAATTACTGATCCAGCACGTTCTGCTGAGGGTTGGACTGCGTGCTCGAGTTCTGTGGAGCCTGGTTGGTGGGCTGGCCCATGCTCACGATCTGCTCCACCACAGTGAACTCCTGCGGGTTCTTGCCATCCATCCAGGTGATGGTGAGGCGCACCTCGCGCACCATCTGTGTAATTTGAGAGATCATCATTTGAGCGGGGCCGGCCATGGCGCCGCCGAGCATGCCGCCCATGCCGCCGGCCATGCCGCCGATGGCGCTGGAGAGGCCGGGCGCGCCGCTGGCGCTGGTGCCGCTCGAGCCGCCCAGGCCGGTGAGGTTGCCGAGCATGTTGGCGAGGCCGCTGCCGGCGGCGCCGGGGTCGGGCATGCCGTTGCTGCTGCCGCCGGGATTGTTGGGATCGTCGGGGCCGCCGGAGCCGCCGAGGATCATGCTCACCAGCTTGGTAGGGTCGAGGTTGTCGGCCTTGGGGGCCACCACCTCGACTTTCCACTTGTACTGGGGGAAGCCCTCGTCCTCGAAGTTGCCGTCGCTGGGCGACATGTTCTCGCCCTCCGCGGGGAGGCCCTTCTCGTCGAGCTGGGTCTCGATGTCGAGCATCTTCCCGCGCGCCAGCATGGCCGCCACGTTGAGCTGCTTGGCGTACGAGTGCATGGCGATGGCGCCGGCGTTGATCTCCGAGAGCGCCACCAGCGCGATGGCGAGGATGGCCATGGCCACCATGACCTCGAGCAGTGTGAAGCCGCGCTGGCCGCGCGATTGTACAGTTCGCGCGCTCATTTGATGTCCTTGGGCAGCTCGAGCTCTTCGGCCACGGCCTTCACCTTGCCGGTGAGCGGCGAGACCTTGAGCGTGTAAACCGTCGAGCCCGAGCTCACATAGATTTGAGCCCGCTCGGTGTAGCCCTGCGGGAAGAAGTAGAGGAATGCCTGGCCCTTCGTGTAGCGCTCGCGCTGGTGATCCACCCAGACGCCGATGTCCACGCCCTTGGGCAGCGCCTGCTTCTCCACAGTGTCGTTGGTGAACTCGGAGAACTCGGCCTGCTTGAGGATGCGCTCCTTCTCGGCCTTCATCTCGTTGGCGTCAGTGAGGTTGAAGCCCGAGCTGCTGCTCATCTCCAATTCACGATCGAGCTTCTCTTTCTCGATCATGTCCTCGTCCTTGGCGCCGTCGCGGGCCTTCTCGCGCTCGGCGTTGAGGACGAAGTGACCCTGCGCGCACTCGGCCCAGTAGGCCTTGGCGTCGAGGTCGAACACCATGCGGCACGGCTTACCCGAGAGCGCGCTCTCGTTGTACATGTAGCGGATGACGCCGGTGAGCTTGCTGGAAGCCTCCCGCGCGCGCACGCCGGTCACGCCTTCAATGGAAGGCACCACCGCGGCAAAGAGCAGCCCCACGATGAGCAGGGCGATGCCCAGCTCGATGAGCGTGAGGCCCGCCTGCCGCGCGGAGGCGAGGCGACGCATTCTGTAGAATGAAGACTTCATATTCACATCGCCTCCTTTCCGGACTGCAAGTGGGCATGGCTCGCCGAGCTACTTGGTGGTGTCGTCCTTGCTCGAGATGTCGGCGTCGTCGTCGGTGCCACCGGGCGCGCCGTCGGCGCCGTAGCTGGTGATGACGGGCTTGCCGCCCTCGAGCACGTACACGTAGTCGTGGCCCCAGGGATCCTTGGGCGTGCTCTCGAGCTGCTTGCCGGTGACCAGCGCGCCGATGCCCTCGCCGGTGTCGGGGTACTTGCCCTTCTGCGTGTAGTAGAGCTTGAGCGCATTGCCGATGTTGCGGATGTCGAGCTTGGCGCGGTCGACCTTGGCCTTGTTGAGCTGGGGAACGACCGCGACGCCGACGGCCGCAGCGATCAGGCCGAGGATGGTGATCACCACCATGATCTCGATGAGGGTCATGCCGCGGGCGTTGCGCCCGCCGCGGCGGAAGGTCTTGCGGTAGTGCGAGAAGCGGTTCACGTCGGTTCTCCTTGAAAGTTCGAATCAATAATTGGGGAAATCGCTAACGCTGGGCTGCGCTCTCGAGCGGCGAGGGGGCAGGGCCCGGCTTGTAGAGTGTCCAACCCACGATGAGCAGCGAGGCGGCCACCATCAGGGCCATGGCCACAGTCATGCGCATCGCGAGCCGTTGCTGGGTGTGAATGGACATGGATGCGCTCGCTCAGTGGATGACCGTGTTGAGCTGCAGGATGGGCATCAGAATCGAGAAGACGATGAAGGCCACCACGCCGCCCATGACCACGATGAGCACGGGCTCGAGCAGCGAGGTGAGCGCGCCAATGCGCACGTCCACCTGCGTCTCGTAGGCCGAGGCGACATTCATGAGCATCTCCTCGAGCTGACCGGAGCGCTCACCAATCGAAATCATGTGGTACACGAGCGGGGGAAATTCGCCGGAGCGCTTGAGGGGCGCGGCGATGCTCTCGCCCTCGCGAATGCTCTCGCGCGCATCTTCAATCACCTTCGTGAGGATGCTGTTGGAGACGATGTTCTTCACGATGTCCATGCTCGCGAGGAGCGGGACGCCGCTCTTGAGCAGGGTGGATAGCGTGCGCGCAAAGCGGGCGATGGAGAGCATGCGCATCATGCTCCCGAAAATGGGCGCCTTGAGGGTGAAGCGGTCCCAGGTGGTCTTGCCCTTGGGCGAGGCCTTCCAGCGGAAGAAGGCGAAGACGCTCAGCACCGCGCCGGAGGCGAGCACGTACCAGTAGTCGCGCGTGAAGTTGGAGGCGAAGATGAGCGCGCGCGTGGTGAGCGGCAGCGTGACCTTGGCGTCCTCGAAGATCTTGGTGACCTTGGGCACGACGAAGGTAAACAAAATAATCAAGATCACCAGGCTCATCAGGATCATGATGGCCGGGTAGGTCATGGTGCCGATGACCTTCTGGCGCAGCTTGGCCGAGGCCTCGGTGAAGTCGGCGAGGCGCACCAGCACCACGTCGAGCGCGCCGGAGCTCTCGCCCGCGCGGATCATGTTCACGTACAGGCCGCTGAAGGCCTTGGGGTGCGCGCCCAGCGCGTCGGCGAGGCTGGAGCCCTCGTTCACGCGCTGCTTCACGTCGGAGAGGATGCGCTTGAGCTTCTCCTTCTCCATCTGATCGATGAGCGCCGTGAGCGCTTCGATGAGCGTCACGCCCGCGCCGATGAGCACCGCAAGCTGGCGGGTGAGGATGGAGATGTCTTCGGAGGAGATGCGCTCGGCGAACAGCGAGATGTTGATCTGGCCCGAGGGCTGGGCCTTGCCGCCGGCGGCCGCGGGCGCACCCTTCTCGCCGAGCACCTCGGTCAAGAAGATGCCCTCGCGGCGCAGGTTGGCGCGCAGGGTCTTCGGGCTGTCCGCGTCGCGGAGCCCGGTGATGGTCTTTCCGGCCTCGTTCAGGCCGCGATACTCGAAGACCGGCACGGGTTAGGTGTCCTCTTGCGTGACGCGGAGCACTTCCTCCGCGGTGGTGATGCCCTGGACCACCTTGCGTGCGCCGTCGTCCATGAGCGTGCGCATGCCGTGGGCCACGGCGATCTGCTTGATGGTGTTGGAGTCCTTCTTGGCGAGGAGCATCTGACGAATGTCCTCGTCGATGAGCATGAGCTCATAGATACCGGAGCGGCCCTTGTAGCCGTTCTTGTTGCACTCGGCGCAGCCAATGGGCTTGTACAATTGAGTTGTGCCGTACTCGCGCATGAGCTCGGGGGTGATGTTGAGCTCGGCGAGCTCTTCCTCGGTGGGCGTGTAGGCCTGCTTGCAGCTCTTGCAGAGCACGCGAATCAGGCGCTGGGCGAGCACGCCCACCAGCGAGCTGGCCACGAGGAAGGGCTCCACGCCCATTTCCACCAAGCGGGTGAGGGCACCGGGGGCGTCGTTGGTGTGAACGGTGCTCATCACCAGGTGGCCGGTGAGCGAGGCCTGGATGGCGATCTCCGCCGTCTCCAGGTCGCGGATTTCGCCGACGAGGATGACGTCCGGGTCCTGGCGCAAGAAGGAGCGCAGGCCGTTGGCGAAGGTGAGGCCAATCTTGGAGTTCACCGCCACCTGACCGATACCATTGAGCTGGTATTCGATAGGGTCCTCGACGGTGAGGATGTTGATGTCCGGCTTATTGATCTTGGTGAGCGCGGCATAGAGCGTGGTGGTCTTGCCGCTGCCGGTCGGGCCGGTCACCAGGATGATGCCGTGGCTCTTGTTGATGAGCCCGTCCATGATGCCGAGCTGCTGGTCGTTGAAGCCGATCTCCTTGAGGTCGAGGAGCACGGCGTTCTTGTCGAGCAGACGCAGCACCAGGCGCTCGCCGTGGCTGGTGGGCACTGTCGAGAGACGAATGTCGACGTCCTTGCCGGCGATCTTGATGCGGATGCGGCCGTCTTGCGGCAGGCGCGTCTCGGCGATGTTCAGGCCGCCGAGGATCTTGATGCGGCTCGCGATGGCCTTCTGGTAGCGCTTGGGCGGACGGATGACCTCGTGGAGCACGCCGTCGAGGCGGAAGCGCACCGCGAGATACCGGTCCATCGGCTCGATGTGAATATCGCTCGCGCGCTCCTTCACGGCGCGGAACATGATCGAGTTGACCAACTTGATAATTGGCGCTTCGTCGCCCGAGGCGTCGAGGAGGTCTTGGGGCTCCTCGAGCTCGTGGGCGAGGGCGTCGAGGTTGTCGCCTTCCTCGAGGTCGTCGACGAGCGACTGGGCCTCGTCGGCGGCGCGGTCGTACGCCTGGTTGATGGCGTCGACGATCACCTGGCTCGGCGCCACGCGCGGGGTGACGGCCTGGCCGAGTAGCACGCGCACGCGGTCGAGCAGCGAGGTGTCGAGCGGATCCGCCACGGCGACGATGGCCGCTTCGCCCTCGTTGCCGAGCGCGAGCACCTTCGCCTGGCGGGCAAACTGAATGGGGATCTTCTTGAGCTTCTCCTCGTCGACCTGTGACGAGTCGAGCTCCTCGGAGAAGGGGAGGTCGAGCTGCACCGCGAGCGCGCGGAGCACCTCCACCTCGGTCACCACCTTCATGCCGATGAGGAGCTCGCCGAGCCGGCCGCCCTTCTCTTGCTGCTGCGCCAGGGCCTCGTCGAGCTTCTCGCGCGGCAGCTTGGCCGTGTGGATGAGGATCTCGCCGAGCGGCCGGCCGCAGAGGTAGGCCGGGCTGTGCACCACCATCGCGGTGTTGGTGGGCTCGCGGGTCTCTGGCTGTGAGTCAAAGGACGGCATGGTTCACTCGGTCTCGGTACAGCGCTTCTTCAAACTCCGGGCCTGCGGCGATTCCTTCCAGCGTGCAAACAAGCGGTGGCTACTGCTCCTGCGGGCTCTGCGGCGGAGGCGGCGGCGCCGGGTTGGCGGGCGTGGCCGGGTTCTCCGCGGGGATGGGCGCGGGGGCGCCGGTGTGCACCTCGAACGAGGATGGCGGCACGCCCTCAGGCGTGCCCTCGGGACCTGCGCCTCCGGCTCCACCGGCCGGCCGGCCGGAAGGCGGCATGTTCGAGAGATCGGAGTTGGCGCGGTTGGCCGGGCCGATGAGCCGCTCGCCCGAGCCCACGCCGGACCCGCCGTTCTCCACCTTGTTGGCCTCGGCGCGCAGCTGGGTCCGCATCTTCGAGAGCGGCCCCGACTTGTGCGAGTAATCGATAAAGGCCTCGTACGCCTTCTCGTGGCCGTAGAACTCCTCCACGAACTCCTGACGCTCCTTGAGCTTGCGCTCGAAGATGCGCTGGAAGTCGGACTGCTCGCGAATGATGTACGGCGTGAGGAACAACAAGAGATTCGTGCGGATCTTGTGGCGTGTCTCCTCGCGGAAGAGGTGACCGACGATCGGAATGTCGCCAAGGATGGGCACCTTGCTCACCGACTCGATGTTGTGCTCCTGGATGAGGCCGCCGATGACCACCGTCTGCTGGTCCTTCACGACGATGGTGGTCTTGGCCGAGCGCTTCGAGGTGGTCGGGCCGAGCACGGGGTCCTGAGAGGCGATCTCTTCGGTCTGCTCGTCGACCACCATGCGGATGGTGTCGCCCTCGTTGATCTGCGGCTTGATCTTGAGCTTGAGCTCCACGTTCTGGCGCTGAATCGGCGCGAAGAAGGAGCCGAGACCGCCGAGGCCGGAGAGCGAGCCGAGGCCCGCGGTGCCGAGCGCGCTGGTGCCCGCGGCGCCGGCCACGCTGCCCAGCGTCGAGCCGAGCGACGACGGCGAGAAGCCCGCCTGAAAGGGCACGTTCTGGCCCACGGTGATCTCCGCCTCTTCATTGTCCGTGGTGAGGATGTGCGGCGTGCTGAGCACGTTGGCGTTGTTGTTGGTGGTGAGCGCGTGGATGAGCACGCCGAAGCTGGGAACGTTGATGCCGAACTTCTGCAGCGCGGGAATCGCCGGGCCCTGGAGGCCCGCGAGGAAGCCGCCGAAGCTCGCCAGGTTCAAGAGCGAGAACGAGGGAGGGAGGCCGGTGCCGCCGGGGTTGCTGCCCACGAGCGAGACGGCCTGGCCCTGCGAGTTGAACAGATTGGTATCAATCGGCGGGAGGCCGGTGTGCAGGCGCGCGCCGAAGTTGGTGTTGTCGTCGAGGTTGACCTCCATGATCACCGCCTCGACGAACACCTCGCGGCGGGCCAGGTCGAGCTTCTCGATGACCTTCACCAGGTTTCGATAGTCGGTATCGGAAGCGATGATCACCAGCGAGTTGGTGGCCTTCTCCGCGGTGATCTTCACCTCGCCGCTGAAGAGCTCGGCCATCGCCGGGCCCTTGCCGCCCCCGGGCTTGGCGCCGCCGGGGCCGCGCGCGCCGGCACCCTGGGTGAGGTTGGAGAGGGTATTCGCCAACTCTTCGGCGGCCGCGTTCTGCA
This DNA window, taken from Deltaproteobacteria bacterium, encodes the following:
- a CDS encoding general secretion pathway protein GspK, which translates into the protein MWYRPTHKNRRRAHARNRGIALIMVLTAIAIFTAVVVDFTYSSRVELDLAANARDEVRAYFLAKSAFNLSRLVIHFQRELDKSPLASSNPLGALGGAGGALGNLLGGAGGAGGALAGIPGLSGGLNIQLYKLIPVDSGMIQLFLGGAGSSAPMGQDDFFQESDAKEATKASASTSETAPVFGEGDGLPGGKGKVKSFGDFQGSYHAEIEDEESKLNVARLNIPSGRIQQVAIMQSMLMFGDKRYEWLYDDEDANGVRTTAKDIIINMKDFIDSNQVASTMNPDDQVNPFVDGFSDETQPYSRYKPTYKPKNAPFDSLDELYRVDGVSDRFMAAFRDRLTVYPDINRAINVNTDDPFMMLMNIYLAANNPNDPNLQSPLTVQQILSDLEMTKMFPGMGMTVPQFVAILQANKVAVNPALTQNAGSNIRLSDRTETFSIHAEGDVGKVQKKLTAVVRSDNALGQLLYWREE
- a CDS encoding prepilin-type N-terminal cleavage/methylation domain-containing protein; translation: MKRKAAKNAGFTLMEVMIAVAIVSIMGGLIYASFGPMLRAKEVIEAESEHYRGIQVALTRMSREISMAFMSNDFDHTRWRDKSDMPTFFSGDSEQLSFTAFAHQRRYKDAKESDQAVFEYRVGRNPEAELGESTHDVLIRRENPLLEAETDSCKRGGGRSDDCGVEMVLSDDVKKIKFEYYDDNRHEWVEEWDTRRERDRLPERVRITITSVDENGKDINYSTEARLFMRLPIQHS
- a CDS encoding prepilin-type N-terminal cleavage/methylation domain-containing protein, with the protein product MSARTVQSRGQRGFTLLEVMVAMAILAIALVALSEINAGAIAMHSYAKQLNVAAMLARGKMLDIETQLDEKGLPAEGENMSPSDGNFEDEGFPQYKWKVEVVAPKADNLDPTKLVSMILGGSGGPDDPNNPGGSSNGMPDPGAAGSGLANMLGNLTGLGGSSGTSASGAPGLSSAIGGMAGGMGGMLGGAMAGPAQMMISQITQMVREVRLTITWMDGKNPQEFTVVEQIVSMGQPTNQAPQNSSTQSNPQQNVLDQ
- a CDS encoding type II secretion system protein, which encodes MRRLASARQAGLTLIELGIALLIVGLLFAAVVPSIEGVTGVRAREASSKLTGVIRYMYNESALSGKPCRMVFDLDAKAYWAECAQGHFVLNAEREKARDGAKDEDMIEKEKLDRELEMSSSSGFNLTDANEMKAEKERILKQAEFSEFTNDTVEKQALPKGVDIGVWVDHQRERYTKGQAFLYFFPQGYTERAQIYVSSGSTVYTLKVSPLTGKVKAVAEELELPKDIK
- a CDS encoding type II secretion system protein GspG, coding for MTLIEIMVVITILGLIAAAVGVAVVPQLNKAKVDRAKLDIRNIGNALKLYYTQKGKYPDTGEGIGALVTGKQLESTPKDPWGHDYVYVLEGGKPVITSYGADGAPGGTDDDADISSKDDTTK
- the gspF gene encoding type II secretion system inner membrane protein GspF, yielding MPVFEYRGLNEAGKTITGLRDADSPKTLRANLRREGIFLTEVLGEKGAPAAAGGKAQPSGQINISLFAERISSEDISILTRQLAVLIGAGVTLIEALTALIDQMEKEKLKRILSDVKQRVNEGSSLADALGAHPKAFSGLYVNMIRAGESSGALDVVLVRLADFTEASAKLRQKVIGTMTYPAIMILMSLVILIILFTFVVPKVTKIFEDAKVTLPLTTRALIFASNFTRDYWYVLASGAVLSVFAFFRWKASPKGKTTWDRFTLKAPIFGSMMRMLSIARFARTLSTLLKSGVPLLASMDIVKNIVSNSILTKVIEDARESIREGESIAAPLKRSGEFPPLVYHMISIGERSGQLEEMLMNVASAYETQVDVRIGALTSLLEPVLIVVMGGVVAFIVFSILMPILQLNTVIH
- the gspE gene encoding type II secretion system ATPase GspE is translated as MPSFDSQPETREPTNTAMVVHSPAYLCGRPLGEILIHTAKLPREKLDEALAQQQEKGGRLGELLIGMKVVTEVEVLRALAVQLDLPFSEELDSSQVDEEKLKKIPIQFARQAKVLALGNEGEAAIVAVADPLDTSLLDRVRVLLGQAVTPRVAPSQVIVDAINQAYDRAADEAQSLVDDLEEGDNLDALAHELEEPQDLLDASGDEAPIIKLVNSIMFRAVKERASDIHIEPMDRYLAVRFRLDGVLHEVIRPPKRYQKAIASRIKILGGLNIAETRLPQDGRIRIKIAGKDVDIRLSTVPTSHGERLVLRLLDKNAVLLDLKEIGFNDQQLGIMDGLINKSHGIILVTGPTGSGKTTTLYAALTKINKPDINILTVEDPIEYQLNGIGQVAVNSKIGLTFANGLRSFLRQDPDVILVGEIRDLETAEIAIQASLTGHLVMSTVHTNDAPGALTRLVEMGVEPFLVASSLVGVLAQRLIRVLCKSCKQAYTPTEEELAELNITPELMREYGTTQLYKPIGCAECNKNGYKGRSGIYELMLIDEDIRQMLLAKKDSNTIKQIAVAHGMRTLMDDGARKVVQGITTAEEVLRVTQEDT
- the gspD gene encoding type II secretion system secretin GspD yields the protein MPQNTRLLPVLLAVATAVPSLARAQDAEPQKPPIRLPSLGKPNAPVLPHMASPVRQGAPPMQKRLPPNPIPPPANTNTANDAAANTDNASSRGSSSNPRANPRGAGGRNAPNPPTTAASKDAGDDVEKRVLPRDQMAKSGKFKLQFDKVDIEELVKQVADMTGKMFILPENIRGKITIIGPQHGEAYVSAEEVYAAFLSALDANNLAVYPVGKFLRIEEKRNARQSTIPTFLEDQDKIPESEMMVTKIFRVRYSELEPVRGALANLVTPNGQCDPFQPDLLICHDVGSNMHRLERVLEQLDQPGGVDSVHIVQVQYAAASDLADKLTKIFEQKKGQPGARVGALSVPKTPPGAPIHKEGGPLTPPPGGATNTAGGADEGTPSLRLVLADERTNKLIVICPDKSFDRVLTIIKDLDVPTAGEGGVHVYYLQNAAAEELANTLSNLTQGAGARGPGGAKPGGGKGPAMAELFSGEVKITAEKATNSLVIIASDTDYRNLVKVIEKLDLARREVFVEAVIMEVNLDDNTNFGARLHTGLPPIDTNLFNSQGQAVSLVGSNPGGTGLPPSFSLLNLASFGGFLAGLQGPAIPALQKFGINVPSFGVLIHALTTNNNANVLSTPHILTTDNEEAEITVGQNVPFQAGFSPSSLGSTLGSVAGAAGTSALGTAGLGSLSGLGGLGSFFAPIQRQNVELKLKIKPQINEGDTIRMVVDEQTEEIASQDPVLGPTTSKRSAKTTIVVKDQQTVVIGGLIQEHNIESVSKVPILGDIPIVGHLFREETRHKIRTNLLLFLTPYIIREQSDFQRIFERKLKERQEFVEEFYGHEKAYEAFIDYSHKSGPLSKMRTQLRAEANKVENGGSGVGSGERLIGPANRANSDLSNMPPSGRPAGGAGGAGPEGTPEGVPPSSFEVHTGAPAPIPAENPATPANPAPPPPPQSPQEQ